In Rhododendron vialii isolate Sample 1 chromosome 9a, ASM3025357v1, the following are encoded in one genomic region:
- the LOC131302022 gene encoding uncharacterized protein LOC131302022 isoform X1: MSTRGGGRGGRGGRGMTGHGITPHGVTTRSVLTPAMPFTPNNGVTTRSMITPTVQSTPNNDPEQNSSAALHISESEQPNESLTPEDAPVTKQVRGRTKGLALAKIRRRGEKVKLGFSRMLGQPTSDNEDDLTRYTTELGIIVRQFAPLQAKSWKVVPQDAKEMCIAHIREKFDLPEATYVDKAILQSMGKRYCDCRSRLKKKFEKGAVDCPTHIDGADWGYLSNLWQDKDYQEKCDKYKDSRSKPRNHHVAGSKAFYKVKNHLKKKNNGLNPDLPETWMKTHYSEKRKCWTDGSETIYKKLKDVQDQAMANGSVPLTDEELSCTVFGSKPGYIRGLGHGPKPSLTKSGQTSRAQLIRDAEEAREETTAAQKRCEEALVEAALARKNTEQLAETVANMQSQLNFLLQQNGHNMSSNDANYSTNDGDRLVDEDAMEY; this comes from the exons ATGTCTACTAGAGGTGGAGGacgaggaggacgaggaggtcGTGGAATGACAGGTCATGGAATCACTCCTCATGGTGTGACTACAAGATCAGTGCTTACTCCTGCTATGCCATTTACGCCAAATAATGGTGTGACTACAAGATCAATGATTACTCCAACTGTGCAATCTACGCCAAATAATGATCCAGAGCAAAACTCATCTGCCGCTCTGCACATATCTGAGTCTGAGCAACCAAATGAATCCTTGACACCCG AAGATGCACCTGTAACTAAGCAAGTACGTGGGAGAACTAAAGGTTTAGCGCTAGCTAAAATTCGAAGGCGTGGAGAGAAGGTTAAGTTGGGATTTTCTAGAATGCTGGGACAACCAACGAGTGACAACGAGGATGACTTGACTAGGTACACCACAGAGTTAGGTATTATTGTTCGGCAATTTGCTCCTTTACAGGCAAAAAGCTGGAAGGTGGTGCCCCAAGATGCAAAGGAAATGTGTATTGCACACATTCGT GAAAAATTTGATCTTCCTGAAGCAACTTATGTAGACAAAGCTATACTGCAAAGTATGGGTAAGCGATACTGTGATTGCCGATCCCGCCTCAAGAAGAAGTTTGAGAAAGGAGCTGTCGATTGCCCTACACACATAGACGGGGCAGATTGGGGATATCTGTCTAACTTATGGCAAGACAAAGACTATCAA GAAAAATGTGACAAGTACAAGGATAGTCGATCTAAGCCTAGGAATCACCATGTTGCTGGATCAAAGGCTTTCTACAAGGTCAAAAATCATTTG aaaaagaaaaacaatggcTTGAATCCTGACCTTCCCGAGACTTGGATGAAGACTCATTACAGCGAAAAGAGAAAATGTTGGACAGATGGTTCAGAAACCATATAT aaaaagttaaaagatgTTCAGGATCAAGCGATGGCAAATGGATCTGTTCCTTTGACAGATGAGGAGCTCTCATGTACAGTCTTTGGATCCAAACCAGGATACATACGTGGTTTAGGACATGGTCCCAAGCCTAGCTTAACAAAATCTGGCCAAACTTCTCGAGCACAACTTATAAGAGATGCTGAAGAGGCTAGAGAAGAAACAACAGCAGCGCAGAAGAGGTGTGAGGAGGCTCTAGTTGAAGCAGCATTGGCTCGTAAAAATACAGAGCAACTAGCAGAAACCGTGGCTAATATGCAATCCCAATTAAATTTCTTGTTACAGCAAAATGGTCACAACATGTCTTCCAATGATGCTA ATTACTCAACAAACGATGGTGATCGTTTGGTGGATGAAGATGCAATGGAGTACTAG
- the LOC131302022 gene encoding uncharacterized protein LOC131302022 isoform X2: protein MSTRGGGRGGRGGRGMTGHGITPHGVTTRSVLTPAMPFTPNNGVTTRSMITPTVQSTPNNDPEQNSSAALHISESEQPNESLTPEDAPVTKQVRGRTKGLALAKIRRRGEKVKLGFSRMLGQPTSDNEDDLTRYTTELGIIVRQFAPLQAKSWKVVPQDAKEMCIAHIREKFDLPEATYVDKAILQSMGKRYCDCRSRLKKKFEKGAVDCPTHIDGADWGYLSNLWQDKDYQEKCDKYKDSRSKPRNHHVAGSKAFYKVKNHLKKLKDVQDQAMANGSVPLTDEELSCTVFGSKPGYIRGLGHGPKPSLTKSGQTSRAQLIRDAEEAREETTAAQKRCEEALVEAALARKNTEQLAETVANMQSQLNFLLQQNGHNMSSNDANYSTNDGDRLVDEDAMEY, encoded by the exons ATGTCTACTAGAGGTGGAGGacgaggaggacgaggaggtcGTGGAATGACAGGTCATGGAATCACTCCTCATGGTGTGACTACAAGATCAGTGCTTACTCCTGCTATGCCATTTACGCCAAATAATGGTGTGACTACAAGATCAATGATTACTCCAACTGTGCAATCTACGCCAAATAATGATCCAGAGCAAAACTCATCTGCCGCTCTGCACATATCTGAGTCTGAGCAACCAAATGAATCCTTGACACCCG AAGATGCACCTGTAACTAAGCAAGTACGTGGGAGAACTAAAGGTTTAGCGCTAGCTAAAATTCGAAGGCGTGGAGAGAAGGTTAAGTTGGGATTTTCTAGAATGCTGGGACAACCAACGAGTGACAACGAGGATGACTTGACTAGGTACACCACAGAGTTAGGTATTATTGTTCGGCAATTTGCTCCTTTACAGGCAAAAAGCTGGAAGGTGGTGCCCCAAGATGCAAAGGAAATGTGTATTGCACACATTCGT GAAAAATTTGATCTTCCTGAAGCAACTTATGTAGACAAAGCTATACTGCAAAGTATGGGTAAGCGATACTGTGATTGCCGATCCCGCCTCAAGAAGAAGTTTGAGAAAGGAGCTGTCGATTGCCCTACACACATAGACGGGGCAGATTGGGGATATCTGTCTAACTTATGGCAAGACAAAGACTATCAA GAAAAATGTGACAAGTACAAGGATAGTCGATCTAAGCCTAGGAATCACCATGTTGCTGGATCAAAGGCTTTCTACAAGGTCAAAAATCATTTG aaaaagttaaaagatgTTCAGGATCAAGCGATGGCAAATGGATCTGTTCCTTTGACAGATGAGGAGCTCTCATGTACAGTCTTTGGATCCAAACCAGGATACATACGTGGTTTAGGACATGGTCCCAAGCCTAGCTTAACAAAATCTGGCCAAACTTCTCGAGCACAACTTATAAGAGATGCTGAAGAGGCTAGAGAAGAAACAACAGCAGCGCAGAAGAGGTGTGAGGAGGCTCTAGTTGAAGCAGCATTGGCTCGTAAAAATACAGAGCAACTAGCAGAAACCGTGGCTAATATGCAATCCCAATTAAATTTCTTGTTACAGCAAAATGGTCACAACATGTCTTCCAATGATGCTA ATTACTCAACAAACGATGGTGATCGTTTGGTGGATGAAGATGCAATGGAGTACTAG